One segment of Rhipicephalus sanguineus isolate Rsan-2018 chromosome 6, BIME_Rsan_1.4, whole genome shotgun sequence DNA contains the following:
- the LOC119396053 gene encoding protein trapped in endoderm-1 isoform X1 has protein sequence MPGGMLSCKNTRHRSGLSKGPAEMENVSSNATAPGTCKADVEASYPRDLSYVAGACCTLFVLLGVPGNLLTLVSLGRSRRLRGPTTAFVLSLCCADLLFCAINLPLTATRYFRRCWMFGDDMCVVFGFFFYGNVATSIFSMTGISVSRAVLVDSRLRHDRLFSGRRTLVAVVSCWLLGFGLLVPVLLGWWGRFGLHKPTFSCTVLSKDGRSPKRFLFALAFLIPCMGIIASYGRIYYKIQRSSRRLASYSGMTRMRSPSSHHREEEMRVTRLMAIIFALFLLCFLPLLVANLLETQLTTPWVHVTASILSWMSCCINPVVYAVMNRQYRSTYLALLCPKRAREQHLRHTICRSLKSTAV, from the exons GAGAACGTCTCCTCGAATGCGACGGCGCCGGGAACGTGCAAGGCGGACGTCGAAGCCTCGTACCCTCGCGACCTGTCCTACGTGGCGGGCGCCTGCTGCACTCTGTTCGTGCTCTTGGGCGTGCCGGGCAACCTGCTCACGCTGGTGTCGCTGGGCCGAAGCCGGCGGTTGCGCGGCCCGACCACGGCGTTCGTGCTGAGCTTGTGCTGTGCCGACTTGCTCTTCTGCGCCATCAACCTGCCACTGACGGCCACGCGCTACTTCCGCCGCTGCTGGATGTTCGGCGATGACATGTGCGTCGTGTTCGGCTTCTTCTTCTACGGCAACGTGGCTACCTCCATATTCTCGATGACGGGCATCTCAGTCAGCAG GGCTGTGCTGGTAGACTCGCGTCTTCGGCACGACCGCCTGTTCTCCGGGCGGCGCACGCTGGTGGCGGTCGTTTCATGCTGGCTGCTCGGTTTCGGCTTGCTGGTTCCCGTGCTCCTCGGCTGGTGGGGCCGCTTCGGTCTGCACAAGCCGACGTTCTCGTGCACCGTGCTCAGCAAAGACGGCCGCTCGCCCAAGAGGTTCCTGTTCGCCTTGGCCTTCCTGATACCCTGCATGGGAATCATAGCGTCATACGGGCGCATTTACTACAAG ATTCAGCGCAGTTCGCGCAGGCTTGCTTCCTACAGCGGCATGACGAGGATGCGTAGCCCGTCCTCGCACCACCGGGAGGAAGAAATGAGGGTCACCCGACTGATGGCGATTATCTTCGCACTCTTCCTCCTCTGCTTCCTGCCGTTGCTCGTGGCCAACCTGCTTGAGACGCAGCTTAC AACACCGTGGGTCCACGTGACGGCTTCCATTCTCTCCTGGATGTCCTGCTGCATAAATCCCGTCGTGTACGCAGTCATGAACAGGCAGTACCGAAGCACTTACTTGGCACTTCTGTGCCCCAAAAGAGCCAGAGAACAACACTTACGACACACAATCTGCCGAAGCCTTAAAAGCACCGCAGTATGA
- the LOC119396053 gene encoding protein trapped in endoderm-1 isoform X2, whose protein sequence is MPGGMLSCKNTRHRSGLSKGPAEMENVSSNATAPGTCKADVEASYPRDLSYVAGACCTLFVLLGVPGNLLTLVSLGRSRRLRGPTTAFVLSLCCADLLFCAINLPLTATRYFRRCWMFGDDMAVLVDSRLRHDRLFSGRRTLVAVVSCWLLGFGLLVPVLLGWWGRFGLHKPTFSCTVLSKDGRSPKRFLFALAFLIPCMGIIASYGRIYYKIQRSSRRLASYSGMTRMRSPSSHHREEEMRVTRLMAIIFALFLLCFLPLLVANLLETQLTTPWVHVTASILSWMSCCINPVVYAVMNRQYRSTYLALLCPKRAREQHLRHTICRSLKSTAV, encoded by the exons GAGAACGTCTCCTCGAATGCGACGGCGCCGGGAACGTGCAAGGCGGACGTCGAAGCCTCGTACCCTCGCGACCTGTCCTACGTGGCGGGCGCCTGCTGCACTCTGTTCGTGCTCTTGGGCGTGCCGGGCAACCTGCTCACGCTGGTGTCGCTGGGCCGAAGCCGGCGGTTGCGCGGCCCGACCACGGCGTTCGTGCTGAGCTTGTGCTGTGCCGACTTGCTCTTCTGCGCCATCAACCTGCCACTGACGGCCACGCGCTACTTCCGCCGCTGCTGGATGTTCGGCGATGACAT GGCTGTGCTGGTAGACTCGCGTCTTCGGCACGACCGCCTGTTCTCCGGGCGGCGCACGCTGGTGGCGGTCGTTTCATGCTGGCTGCTCGGTTTCGGCTTGCTGGTTCCCGTGCTCCTCGGCTGGTGGGGCCGCTTCGGTCTGCACAAGCCGACGTTCTCGTGCACCGTGCTCAGCAAAGACGGCCGCTCGCCCAAGAGGTTCCTGTTCGCCTTGGCCTTCCTGATACCCTGCATGGGAATCATAGCGTCATACGGGCGCATTTACTACAAG ATTCAGCGCAGTTCGCGCAGGCTTGCTTCCTACAGCGGCATGACGAGGATGCGTAGCCCGTCCTCGCACCACCGGGAGGAAGAAATGAGGGTCACCCGACTGATGGCGATTATCTTCGCACTCTTCCTCCTCTGCTTCCTGCCGTTGCTCGTGGCCAACCTGCTTGAGACGCAGCTTAC AACACCGTGGGTCCACGTGACGGCTTCCATTCTCTCCTGGATGTCCTGCTGCATAAATCCCGTCGTGTACGCAGTCATGAACAGGCAGTACCGAAGCACTTACTTGGCACTTCTGTGCCCCAAAAGAGCCAGAGAACAACACTTACGACACACAATCTGCCGAAGCCTTAAAAGCACCGCAGTATGA